A region of the Streptomyces sp. NBC_00442 genome:
TGCGCTCACGGAAGGTGCTCACTTTCTCGTACGTACGGTGTCGCGGCGGCCGCGCCGGGAAACACCACGGCCCCGTACGGCAGCTGAGCCGTACGGGGTCCGGGGAAGCGCGATCAGCCGTTCTGCGGCGGCAGCGCTGCGATGAAGGGGTGGTCCCGCTCGATCAGGCCGAGCTTGGAGGCGCCACCGGGCGAGCCGAGCTCGTCGAAGAACTCCACGTTCGCCTTGTAGTAGTCCTTCCACTCGTCCGGGGTGTCGTCCTCGTAGAAGATCGCCTCGACCGGGCACACCGGCTCGCAGGCGCCACAGTCGACGCATTCATCCGGGTGGATGTACAAGGACCGGGAGCCCTCGTAGATGCAGTCGACCGGGCACTCTTCGATACACGCCTTGTCCTTGACGTCGACACAAGGCTGCGCGATGACGTAGGTCACGCTGTCGTTCCTCCTCGATAGGGCGCGGCGGGCCGATCTGCGGCTCCGTCCACGTGGCGCGCGGGAGCGCGGCGTCGTCGATGCCCGCACCTAGTATCTCCGGTTCGGGGCACGATCCGAACAGGAGGGGCGGAGAGACCTGTGGAATTCACCACCGGCGGACGGCTTGAGGTCCGGATTACGGCGGCCGATACGGGCAAACGCGTATCAGTCCGGCGTCTGAGCTCCAGCGGAACTCCGGGCTCCTTGTTCACGGACACGGTCGGCGTGCTCACCTCGTGGGACGATGGTGTGTTGTCGATCACACGAAAGAGCGGTGAGACGGTGCGCATCGAGGAGTCCGCTCTCGTCGCGGGCAAGGTCGTCCCCGC
Encoded here:
- the fdxA gene encoding ferredoxin produces the protein MTYVIAQPCVDVKDKACIEECPVDCIYEGSRSLYIHPDECVDCGACEPVCPVEAIFYEDDTPDEWKDYYKANVEFFDELGSPGGASKLGLIERDHPFIAALPPQNG